Proteins found in one Thalassomonas actiniarum genomic segment:
- a CDS encoding DUF4156 domain-containing protein, whose amino-acid sequence MKTLLSHLPLAVTVALLAGCSAKPQNSGSELILLTSHKAAENCQFLGEVRGTQGNLLTATFTSDEDLILGARNELRNQAAGMGANYVVLEQQNQSINLGGFGGAYNSTLFGNAYKCPQPAITNKTKS is encoded by the coding sequence ATGAAAACTCTGCTTAGCCACTTGCCTTTAGCTGTTACTGTCGCACTGCTGGCAGGCTGCTCCGCCAAACCGCAAAATTCAGGCAGCGAGCTTATTTTACTCACCAGCCACAAGGCGGCTGAAAACTGCCAGTTCCTCGGCGAAGTCAGGGGTACCCAAGGTAACTTGTTAACCGCCACTTTTACCTCGGATGAAGATCTGATCTTAGGGGCGCGCAACGAACTCAGAAACCAGGCGGCAGGAATGGGCGCCAACTATGTGGTCCTTGAACAGCAGAACCAAAGCATCAACCTCGGCGGTTTTGGCGGCGCTTATAATTCCACCTTATTCGGCAATGCCTATAAATGTCCGCAACCGGCCATAACCAACAAGACCAAAAGCTAA